One window of the Pseudarthrobacter sp. ATCC 49987 genome contains the following:
- a CDS encoding alpha/beta fold hydrolase, whose protein sequence is MTTTAPAPSRKSHRIRNLWVIIATMAGLVAASTTTNLVIEHAERSSITPYGERVPVSHGALNVYRTAGGRGPGATGAGAAGPGAGKTIVLLSGLGTAAPALDFAPLIRELVGYNVVVVEGFGYGYSDLSAKEGTVENITAELHEALSKVNVGGPYILAGHSIAGFYTLYYANKYRTEVSAVVGIDPTIPAAGAAHPDAGAAPDGVNWGRLFSTTGLVRWASTLAPALVEPDGDAYTAAEREQMRRMTSWNFGNPAVVDEINRIAENAHKVQGLRYPDDLPVLTFLAGDEGTPPNRALHEDRLRNVGHHAVVVLSGGHYLHWTQAPAMAQKITAFFSQIPQ, encoded by the coding sequence ATGACCACCACCGCACCCGCCCCCAGCCGAAAATCACACAGGATCCGGAACCTCTGGGTCATCATTGCCACCATGGCTGGGCTGGTTGCCGCCTCCACCACAACCAACCTGGTGATCGAGCACGCCGAGCGTTCCTCGATCACACCCTACGGAGAGAGGGTGCCCGTCAGCCACGGAGCGCTCAACGTGTACCGCACCGCCGGCGGTCGCGGACCCGGAGCAACGGGCGCAGGCGCAGCCGGCCCCGGCGCCGGCAAGACCATAGTGCTGTTGAGCGGGCTCGGTACTGCGGCGCCGGCCCTCGACTTCGCCCCGCTCATCCGGGAGCTCGTCGGATACAACGTGGTGGTCGTCGAGGGATTTGGTTACGGGTACAGCGACCTGTCCGCCAAGGAAGGGACCGTCGAGAACATCACCGCGGAACTGCATGAAGCGCTCTCGAAAGTAAACGTCGGCGGACCGTACATCCTCGCAGGTCATTCCATCGCAGGTTTCTACACCCTCTACTACGCCAACAAATACCGGACTGAAGTTTCGGCCGTCGTCGGAATAGATCCCACAATCCCGGCCGCCGGAGCCGCTCATCCGGACGCCGGGGCCGCTCCGGACGGCGTCAACTGGGGCCGCCTGTTCTCCACCACGGGACTTGTCCGCTGGGCCAGCACCCTTGCCCCCGCTCTTGTCGAACCGGACGGCGACGCATACACCGCAGCCGAACGCGAACAGATGCGCCGGATGACCAGCTGGAACTTTGGCAATCCCGCCGTCGTCGACGAAATAAACCGGATCGCGGAGAATGCCCACAAGGTGCAAGGACTGCGCTACCCGGATGATTTGCCCGTCCTCACGTTTTTGGCCGGCGACGAGGGAACCCCGCCGAACCGGGCGCTGCACGAGGACCGTCTGCGCAACGTCGGGCACCATGCGGTGGTTGTGCTCTCCGGCGGACACTACCTCCACTGGACGCAGGCACCGGCCATGGCGCAGAAAATCACGGCCTTCTTCAGCCAGATACCTCAATGA
- a CDS encoding CsbD family protein: MGLGDKIHNAAEKLHGKGKAAAGDATGNDRLKAEGKGEQVKADLKQAGEKIKDAFKKH; the protein is encoded by the coding sequence ATGGGTTTGGGTGACAAGATCCACAACGCCGCCGAGAAACTCCACGGCAAGGGCAAAGCAGCCGCCGGCGATGCCACCGGCAACGACCGGCTGAAGGCCGAGGGCAAAGGCGAGCAAGTCAAAGCGGACCTGAAGCAGGCCGGCGAAAAAATCAAAGACGCCTTCAAGAAACACTGA
- the selD gene encoding selenide, water dikinase SelD, with amino-acid sequence MKETGTSIPQLNNDGVGAVRLTGYAHGGGCACKIPPGELEEAVRGLTGQPGADVLVGLDSGDDAAAVLVRGDLAVLSTADFFTPVVDDAFDWGRIAAANALSDIYAMGGRPIMAINLVGWPRGVLPLELMTEVLRGGLSVATEAACPVIGGHSIDDPEPKYGMAVTGVAHPDRLLRNDAALPGLPLTLTKPIGVGLLNNRHKQTGEVFAEAVATMTRLNRDAAESAVAAGVRAATDVTGFGLLGHLYKMCRASGVGAVIDRTAVPLVEGAREALRDGFVSGGTRRNLDWVRPHLRPAAGVTEDDLLLLADAQTSGGLLVVGELPGYPVIGHTVVGQGIEIR; translated from the coding sequence GTGAAAGAGACCGGGACGTCTATTCCGCAACTTAACAACGACGGCGTCGGCGCAGTCCGGCTCACCGGCTATGCCCACGGTGGTGGCTGCGCGTGCAAGATTCCGCCCGGCGAGCTCGAAGAAGCGGTGCGCGGCCTTACCGGCCAGCCAGGCGCGGACGTGCTGGTTGGTCTTGACAGCGGCGACGACGCAGCAGCCGTCCTGGTGCGCGGCGACCTGGCGGTACTGTCCACCGCCGACTTCTTCACTCCCGTGGTCGACGATGCCTTTGACTGGGGCCGGATCGCTGCCGCCAACGCGCTCTCGGACATTTACGCGATGGGCGGCCGCCCGATCATGGCGATCAACCTCGTCGGCTGGCCCCGCGGCGTGCTGCCGCTGGAGTTGATGACTGAAGTACTCCGCGGCGGCCTGAGCGTCGCCACCGAGGCGGCGTGCCCGGTGATTGGCGGGCATTCGATTGACGATCCGGAGCCGAAGTACGGCATGGCGGTCACCGGCGTCGCCCATCCCGACCGGTTGCTGCGCAACGACGCCGCCCTGCCCGGGCTGCCGCTCACGCTCACCAAGCCGATCGGCGTCGGACTGCTCAATAACCGGCACAAGCAGACCGGTGAAGTGTTCGCGGAAGCGGTAGCGACGATGACGCGCCTCAACCGCGACGCCGCCGAGTCCGCTGTGGCGGCCGGCGTGCGTGCGGCCACGGACGTGACGGGCTTCGGCCTGCTTGGACATCTGTACAAGATGTGCCGCGCCTCCGGAGTGGGGGCAGTGATCGACCGGACGGCGGTGCCACTCGTCGAGGGCGCCCGGGAGGCGTTGCGGGACGGCTTTGTCTCCGGCGGGACGCGGCGAAACCTCGATTGGGTTCGACCGCACCTACGGCCCGCCGCGGGCGTCACCGAAGACGACCTGCTGCTGCTGGCCGATGCACAGACCTCCGGCGGCTTGCTCGTCGTCGGCGAGTTGCCCGGCTATCCCGTGATCGGGCATACCGTCGTCGGCCAGGGCATCGAGATCCGCTAA
- the nrfD gene encoding NrfD/PsrC family molybdoenzyme membrane anchor subunit gives MTHSEFDSFRPPEPARRRRSGVMRGTGRRDSGDCSREMPMVPEPDFTSYYGRPVVKPAPWTEDVAAYLFLGGVAAGSVLLGLGGQLTGRPTLRRNARLSALTAVSFGAVALVKDLGRPERFLNMLRTIKLTSPMSVGSWILSAFSVGTAVSAAAEVDRMTGARLPLGPLRNLLQAVEGPAGFEAALFAGPLAAYAAVLLGDTATPTWNAAHEELPFVFVSSAALASAGLAMITTPVQEAGPARKLAVLGVMGDVVAMRVMEHRMDPVVAEPLHQGKAGVMLKWSERLAAAGGLGTLLGGRNRAVAAASGLALLAASALTRFGVFEAGLASARDPRYTIEPQKNRLAARRAAGITGDSITTAG, from the coding sequence GTGACCCACTCCGAGTTCGACAGCTTTCGGCCGCCCGAGCCTGCCCGTCGTCGCCGGTCCGGCGTCATGCGCGGCACCGGCCGCCGCGACAGCGGTGACTGCTCCCGTGAAATGCCTATGGTCCCGGAGCCGGACTTCACCTCCTACTACGGCCGACCGGTGGTCAAGCCGGCACCCTGGACCGAAGATGTGGCCGCTTACCTGTTCCTTGGCGGTGTGGCCGCCGGTTCCGTGCTGCTAGGTCTCGGCGGGCAGCTGACCGGGCGGCCGACGCTGCGCCGGAATGCCCGGTTGAGTGCGTTGACGGCAGTGAGCTTCGGTGCCGTTGCCCTGGTGAAGGATCTGGGCAGGCCGGAGCGCTTCCTGAACATGCTGCGGACCATCAAGCTGACCTCACCCATGAGTGTGGGCTCGTGGATCCTCAGCGCGTTCAGCGTCGGCACGGCCGTCTCGGCGGCAGCGGAAGTGGATCGGATGACCGGGGCGCGGTTGCCACTGGGTCCGTTGCGGAACTTGCTGCAAGCGGTCGAGGGACCGGCAGGTTTCGAGGCCGCGCTTTTCGCCGGACCGCTGGCGGCGTACGCCGCGGTGCTGCTCGGTGACACGGCCACACCCACTTGGAACGCCGCGCACGAGGAATTGCCATTCGTTTTCGTGAGTTCGGCGGCCCTCGCTTCTGCCGGGCTTGCGATGATCACGACTCCGGTACAGGAGGCGGGTCCGGCCCGAAAACTTGCTGTGCTGGGCGTGATGGGTGACGTGGTTGCCATGCGGGTGATGGAGCACCGGATGGACCCGGTGGTGGCCGAGCCCCTGCACCAAGGCAAGGCAGGTGTCATGCTGAAGTGGAGCGAGCGGCTGGCGGCTGCGGGCGGACTGGGGACACTGCTGGGCGGACGCAACCGGGCGGTGGCCGCAGCTTCCGGGCTGGCACTGCTGGCCGCCTCGGCGCTGACCCGGTTCGGCGTGTTCGAGGCCGGCCTTGCCTCGGCTCGGGACCCGCGTTACACGATCGAACCGCAGAAGAACCGTCTCGCCGCCCGCCGCGCCGCCGGCATTACCGGCGATTCGATCACTACTGCCGGCTGA
- a CDS encoding DUF898 domain-containing protein, with translation MPAASPGTTVSAGAATVPGVKIYQFSGGAASWFGTQILGVLITICTIGTCYPFAVVLVERRRAKNTYRQLLFIGTGWGIFGLWIKWLLLSIITVGIYAFWVYPRLMQWKVENTVYA, from the coding sequence ATGCCCGCCGCCAGCCCCGGGACCACGGTGAGCGCCGGCGCCGCAACCGTTCCCGGCGTCAAGATCTACCAGTTCAGCGGCGGGGCTGCGTCCTGGTTCGGAACCCAGATCCTGGGAGTTCTGATCACGATCTGCACGATTGGGACCTGCTACCCGTTCGCGGTTGTCCTGGTCGAGCGGCGGCGGGCCAAGAACACGTACCGGCAGCTTCTGTTCATCGGCACCGGGTGGGGCATCTTCGGCCTGTGGATCAAGTGGCTGCTGCTGAGCATCATCACGGTTGGCATCTACGCCTTCTGGGTCTACCCACGGCTGATGCAGTGGAAGGTCGAGAACACCGTTTACGCCTAG
- the fdh gene encoding formate dehydrogenase: MARRSFLQWPVVRQFSTGDLLGRGPAVTSPRTREITPRTATADRVVQSVCPYCAVGCGQRVYVKDEKVVQIEGDPDSPISRGRLCPKGSASEQLVNSPGRQTEVLYRAPRSTQWQHLDLETAIDMVADRFIDSRRRTWQQEDDEGRLLRRTMGIASLGGATLDNEENYLIKKLFTAAGAVQIENQARIUHSSTVPSLGASFGRGGATQSLQDMANADCIIIQGSNMAECHPVGYQWVAEAKARGAKVIHVDPRFTRTSAVADKHIPIRAGSDVVLLGALINYVLTHDLWFKEYVSAYTNAATLVHADYRDAEDLGGLFSGYDPETGAYDRASWSYAEQGGGTIDDAGAGTEHGSHASDRAAGDQFGSGGPALEHAQVQRDDTLQDPRTVFQILKRHYARYTPEMVQDMCGIDVADFEYLARAITENSGRERTTCFAYAVGWTQHSLGAQFIRAAAILQLLLGNVGRPGSGIMALRGHASIQGSTDIPTLFNLLPGYLPMPSAGRHDTFSEYLDAIASKKQKGFWADADSYTISLLKAWWGDAATAENDWAYDYLPRLTGAHGTYQTVMDMLADKVEGYFLLGQNPAVGSSNGRMQRLGMSHLKWLVVRDLNLIESATWWKDGPEIESGELRTEDIETEVFFLPAASHVEKAGSFTQTQRLLQWRHQAVAPPGECQSELQFFFELGQRIREKLAGSEDERDRPLLDLTWDYPTDEHGEPDGEAVLAEINGRHLSGPDAGKPLSAYTELRADGSTSAGCWIYTGVYADGINHAANRKPGQEQGPAASEWGWAWPANRRILYNRASADPAGKPWSERKKYIWWDQEQGRWVGDDVPDFPVDRTPGSQPDPDLGGPAALTGDDPFIMQSDGKGWLFAPTGVVDGPLPTHYEPQESPVANALYPQQQNPARLVYPRADNLSAPSAGTSGADVYPYVFTTYRLTEHHTAGGMSRWLPYLSELQPEMFCEVSPELAAERGLEPYGWATIISARSAIEAKVLVTKRMKPLAVGGHTVHQIGLPYHWGVGADAVVSGDAANDLLGVTLDPNVQIQESKVASCDIRPGRRPRGAELLDLVAEYQARAGATTETGNRLVTDPGAESVRRGPAKDGPAKDGRPG; the protein is encoded by the coding sequence ATGGCTCGGCGCAGCTTTCTTCAGTGGCCGGTCGTCCGGCAGTTCAGTACGGGCGACCTGCTGGGCCGCGGCCCGGCGGTAACCTCCCCGCGGACGAGGGAGATCACGCCGCGGACGGCCACCGCAGACCGAGTCGTGCAGAGCGTGTGCCCGTATTGTGCCGTGGGCTGTGGACAGCGGGTCTACGTCAAGGATGAAAAGGTCGTCCAGATCGAAGGCGATCCGGATTCGCCTATTTCCCGCGGCCGGTTGTGCCCCAAGGGCTCTGCGAGCGAGCAGTTGGTCAACTCGCCGGGCCGGCAGACCGAAGTGCTCTACCGTGCACCACGCTCCACCCAGTGGCAGCACCTGGATCTCGAAACTGCCATCGACATGGTGGCGGACCGCTTCATCGATTCCCGCCGCAGGACGTGGCAGCAGGAAGACGACGAGGGCCGGCTGCTTCGCCGAACGATGGGCATAGCCTCGCTGGGCGGGGCCACGCTGGACAACGAAGAGAACTACCTGATCAAGAAACTCTTCACGGCTGCCGGAGCAGTGCAAATCGAGAACCAAGCACGTATTTGACACTCTTCCACGGTTCCCAGTTTGGGAGCCTCGTTTGGACGCGGTGGTGCAACGCAATCACTGCAAGACATGGCCAACGCCGACTGCATCATCATTCAGGGCTCCAATATGGCCGAATGCCATCCTGTGGGTTATCAGTGGGTTGCGGAGGCCAAGGCCCGCGGAGCGAAGGTCATCCACGTCGACCCCAGGTTCACGCGCACCTCGGCCGTCGCGGACAAGCACATTCCCATTCGGGCCGGCTCTGACGTTGTGCTCTTGGGCGCGCTGATTAACTACGTCCTCACGCACGACCTGTGGTTCAAGGAGTACGTGAGCGCGTACACCAACGCGGCAACGCTGGTTCATGCCGATTACCGCGACGCCGAGGATCTGGGCGGACTGTTCTCCGGCTACGATCCGGAAACGGGAGCTTACGATAGGGCGTCGTGGTCGTACGCGGAACAGGGCGGAGGCACCATCGACGACGCTGGGGCTGGCACCGAGCACGGCTCCCATGCGTCGGATCGTGCCGCGGGAGACCAGTTCGGCAGCGGCGGTCCTGCCCTCGAACACGCTCAAGTGCAGCGTGACGATACCCTGCAGGACCCCCGGACCGTTTTCCAGATCTTGAAGCGGCACTACGCCCGTTACACCCCGGAGATGGTCCAGGACATGTGTGGCATCGACGTCGCGGACTTTGAGTATCTGGCCCGTGCCATCACGGAAAACTCCGGGCGCGAACGGACAACGTGCTTTGCCTACGCCGTCGGCTGGACCCAGCACTCGCTCGGAGCGCAGTTCATCCGGGCCGCCGCCATCCTGCAACTTCTGCTCGGCAACGTGGGCCGCCCGGGCAGCGGAATCATGGCCCTGCGCGGCCATGCAAGCATCCAAGGTTCCACGGACATTCCGACCTTGTTCAACCTGCTGCCCGGGTACCTGCCCATGCCCAGCGCCGGGCGCCACGACACCTTCAGCGAATACCTGGACGCAATCGCGTCGAAGAAGCAGAAAGGCTTTTGGGCGGACGCCGACTCCTACACAATCAGCCTGCTGAAGGCCTGGTGGGGCGATGCCGCGACCGCGGAGAACGACTGGGCCTACGATTACCTTCCCAGGCTGACCGGAGCGCACGGCACGTACCAGACGGTGATGGACATGCTCGCGGACAAGGTGGAAGGCTACTTCCTCCTCGGACAGAACCCCGCCGTGGGCTCGTCCAACGGCCGCATGCAACGCCTGGGCATGTCGCACTTGAAGTGGCTGGTGGTGCGCGACCTGAACCTCATCGAGTCGGCGACCTGGTGGAAGGACGGCCCGGAGATCGAATCGGGGGAACTGCGCACCGAAGACATCGAGACCGAAGTGTTCTTCCTGCCTGCAGCAAGCCACGTGGAAAAGGCCGGCTCGTTCACGCAGACCCAACGGCTGCTGCAGTGGCGGCACCAGGCGGTGGCACCTCCTGGTGAGTGCCAAAGTGAACTGCAGTTCTTCTTCGAACTGGGCCAGCGGATCCGCGAAAAACTGGCGGGTTCGGAGGACGAACGCGACCGTCCGCTGCTCGACCTCACCTGGGACTACCCCACCGACGAGCACGGCGAGCCCGACGGCGAGGCGGTGCTGGCCGAAATCAACGGCCGTCACCTCAGTGGCCCGGACGCGGGCAAACCGCTCTCCGCGTACACGGAACTGCGCGCCGACGGTTCCACGTCGGCAGGCTGCTGGATCTACACCGGCGTCTACGCCGACGGCATCAACCATGCCGCCAACCGGAAACCGGGCCAGGAGCAGGGACCTGCCGCTTCGGAATGGGGCTGGGCGTGGCCGGCCAACCGCCGGATTCTCTACAACCGGGCGTCGGCCGACCCTGCCGGTAAACCGTGGAGCGAGCGGAAGAAATACATCTGGTGGGACCAGGAGCAGGGTCGGTGGGTCGGAGACGACGTACCCGACTTCCCGGTTGACCGTACTCCGGGCAGCCAACCCGACCCCGATCTCGGTGGTCCGGCCGCCTTGACCGGCGATGATCCCTTCATCATGCAGTCCGACGGGAAGGGCTGGTTGTTCGCGCCGACGGGCGTCGTCGACGGTCCGCTTCCCACCCACTACGAACCGCAGGAATCGCCGGTGGCCAACGCGCTTTACCCGCAGCAGCAGAATCCGGCCCGTCTGGTGTACCCCCGCGCGGACAACCTCAGTGCACCAAGCGCAGGTACCAGTGGCGCGGACGTCTATCCCTACGTCTTCACCACGTACCGGCTCACCGAACACCACACTGCCGGCGGAATGAGCCGCTGGTTGCCGTACCTCTCGGAGCTGCAGCCGGAAATGTTCTGCGAGGTCTCTCCCGAGCTGGCCGCTGAGCGCGGACTCGAGCCCTACGGGTGGGCCACGATCATTTCGGCCCGCTCCGCCATCGAGGCGAAGGTGCTCGTCACCAAACGGATGAAACCCCTGGCCGTTGGCGGCCACACCGTCCATCAGATCGGGTTGCCCTACCATTGGGGCGTCGGAGCCGATGCTGTCGTCAGCGGTGACGCAGCCAATGACCTGTTGGGCGTGACGCTGGACCCCAACGTCCAGATCCAGGAATCCAAGGTTGCCTCCTGTGACATCCGCCCGGGCCGCCGGCCGCGCGGGGCGGAGCTCCTTGACCTGGTTGCGGAGTACCAGGCCCGGGCCGGAGCGACGACCGAGACCGGGAACCGACTCGTTACCGATCCGGGCGCGGAAAGCGTCCGCCGCGGCCCCGCAAAGGACGGCCCCGCAAAGGACGGCCGGCCAGGATGA
- a CDS encoding PhzF family phenazine biosynthesis protein: protein MENTPEVLRYAAFSTTPNGGNPAGLVLDARHLDEAEMLSVAAAVGYAETAFVTEQGVDGDPRRSRVRYFSPIAEVPFCGHATIALAVALSGRDGAGSFTFDTPVGPIVIETAGEGTDVTASFTAVEPRLAEFDDAVLAELLGLLGVGQGDLDPAYPPRIAYSGNWHPVLVVADRALFDSFGFDPVAVRQLMDAHGWAATVTVLHPLADGEFEARNLFPVGAITEDPATGAAAAAVGGYLRILGLVEPRSRVLIHQGRHVGRPGLLTVDIPAAGGIVVSGTAVRIPSKEPL, encoded by the coding sequence ATGGAAAACACCCCAGAGGTCCTCCGATATGCGGCCTTTTCCACGACGCCGAACGGCGGCAATCCTGCCGGGCTGGTCCTGGACGCACGCCACCTGGATGAAGCCGAAATGCTGTCGGTGGCGGCCGCCGTCGGGTATGCCGAAACGGCCTTTGTGACGGAGCAGGGCGTCGACGGCGACCCGCGCCGGAGCCGGGTCCGCTACTTCTCGCCGATCGCCGAGGTGCCATTCTGTGGCCATGCGACGATTGCGCTGGCCGTTGCGCTGAGCGGTCGCGACGGGGCTGGATCCTTCACGTTTGACACCCCGGTCGGCCCCATCGTCATCGAGACAGCAGGCGAAGGCACCGACGTCACCGCATCGTTCACCGCCGTTGAGCCGCGGCTGGCGGAATTCGACGACGCCGTCCTGGCTGAACTCCTCGGGTTACTCGGCGTCGGGCAGGGCGATCTCGATCCGGCCTATCCGCCGAGGATCGCGTATTCAGGAAACTGGCATCCGGTGCTGGTTGTCGCCGACCGTGCGCTCTTCGATTCCTTTGGCTTCGATCCGGTGGCGGTGCGCCAACTCATGGACGCCCACGGCTGGGCCGCCACGGTGACTGTCCTGCACCCACTTGCGGACGGCGAATTCGAAGCGCGGAATCTGTTCCCGGTGGGCGCCATCACGGAGGACCCAGCGACAGGGGCTGCCGCGGCTGCGGTCGGCGGCTACCTGCGCATCCTGGGTTTGGTCGAGCCCCGATCGAGGGTCCTGATCCATCAGGGACGGCACGTCGGCCGGCCGGGCCTACTCACCGTGGACATTCCCGCTGCCGGCGGGATAGTGGTCAGCGGCACGGCCGTCCGGATTCCGAGCAAGGAACCGCTGTGA
- a CDS encoding DUF6994 family protein yields MKLTIRPVAFDVAAGPWNASAAIIQASRRTNSEKSLDRYSDFFALFKDFDGYVEFFLLQDLITEDCTIRFFHPFDNFRTPAVPKNPEYLQRSRDFIRARNKRIDAQP; encoded by the coding sequence ATGAAGCTCACCATCCGGCCCGTCGCCTTCGACGTTGCCGCGGGGCCTTGGAATGCATCCGCCGCCATTATTCAGGCGAGCCGTCGAACAAATTCGGAGAAGTCCCTGGACAGGTATTCAGACTTCTTCGCGCTGTTCAAGGACTTTGATGGGTACGTTGAATTCTTCCTACTGCAAGACCTCATCACTGAGGATTGCACCATCCGGTTCTTCCATCCGTTCGACAACTTCAGGACACCGGCAGTTCCAAAGAACCCCGAGTATTTACAACGCAGCAGGGATTTCATCCGTGCACGCAACAAGAGGATTGACGCCCAACCCTGA
- a CDS encoding DJ-1/PfpI family protein yields MSKYSKALQRLGRAAVAVTLAGATLACILLAGTTVIRHDTGLDAPAARPAGAAPSAPIRAAGTIHVAIVLGRSGTEAADVLAPYDVFARSPKFTVSTVAETRLPIQLVGGPAVIPASTFSELDSGAASAPDLLVVPAVEDPSGDSEAATRSWIVRQSARGIHILGICSGSMLLAETGVLDGHRATSHWSRIGSLQKSRPGVQWVGGQRFVQDGRITTTAGVTSGIPGALQLIHDLGGPAEAARVGAEVGYPGWSPSGSTAIPERAFSASDAPVALNAALPWFRPTVGIGLTDGIGEIDAVAPFEVYAVSGAARTVAVAATPSVTTKHGMVLLTTLPFADRPAVDRLILPGTAADDARLTTWAAKWSLSTTALPRGSHQGAAFDAALEELSRHAGSAAAASTAKPPSASARCPD; encoded by the coding sequence ATGAGCAAATATTCAAAGGCATTGCAGCGACTGGGGCGTGCCGCCGTGGCCGTCACGCTCGCCGGTGCGACCCTCGCCTGCATCCTGCTGGCCGGCACCACGGTGATCCGGCACGACACCGGGTTGGACGCTCCGGCTGCCCGCCCCGCCGGGGCCGCTCCCAGCGCCCCGATCCGGGCGGCCGGAACGATCCACGTTGCCATCGTTTTGGGTCGAAGCGGGACGGAGGCGGCCGATGTGCTCGCGCCCTATGACGTTTTCGCCCGGTCGCCCAAATTCACCGTATCGACAGTGGCTGAAACCAGGCTGCCCATTCAGCTTGTGGGAGGTCCCGCCGTCATACCTGCCAGCACCTTCTCCGAGCTGGACAGCGGAGCGGCGTCCGCGCCGGACCTCCTGGTTGTGCCCGCCGTCGAGGACCCGTCCGGGGACAGCGAAGCCGCCACAAGATCATGGATCGTTCGGCAATCTGCCCGGGGAATCCATATCCTGGGGATCTGCAGCGGGTCAATGCTGCTCGCCGAAACCGGAGTGCTGGACGGGCACCGCGCCACCTCGCACTGGTCCCGGATCGGCTCACTGCAAAAAAGCCGGCCGGGCGTGCAGTGGGTTGGCGGTCAGCGCTTCGTCCAGGATGGCCGAATTACGACGACGGCTGGCGTGACCTCCGGCATCCCCGGTGCACTGCAACTCATCCATGACCTTGGCGGGCCGGCGGAAGCTGCGCGGGTCGGCGCGGAGGTCGGTTATCCGGGCTGGTCGCCATCCGGCAGCACAGCCATCCCCGAACGGGCTTTCAGCGCCAGCGACGCGCCCGTCGCGCTGAATGCGGCACTCCCCTGGTTCCGGCCCACCGTCGGCATCGGTCTGACCGATGGAATCGGCGAGATCGACGCCGTCGCGCCCTTCGAGGTGTACGCCGTCTCGGGTGCCGCGCGAACGGTTGCTGTCGCCGCCACACCGTCTGTCACAACCAAACACGGCATGGTCCTGCTCACGACGCTTCCGTTCGCTGACAGACCTGCGGTGGACCGATTGATCCTGCCCGGCACCGCCGCAGACGACGCGCGGCTCACCACCTGGGCAGCGAAATGGTCTCTCAGCACAACCGCCCTGCCGCGAGGGTCACACCAGGGGGCAGCGTTCGATGCGGCCCTCGAAGAGTTGTCCCGGCATGCAGGCAGCGCTGCGGCTGCTTCAACGGCCAAACCGCCGTCGGCATCGGCGCGCTGCCCGGACTGA
- a CDS encoding 4Fe-4S dicluster domain-containing protein, with the protein MGQLSGPTDPAADARWEHQHPRKGFFTDTSICIGCKACEVACKEWNHNPQNGNLELLESSYDNTGALGASTWRHVAFVEQGQERITEARESGRALVNLGMPRIGPPPTAASAGADLANADTTPPDTADFRWLMSSDVCKHCTHAGCLDVCPTGALFRTEFGTVVVQDDVCNGCGTCVAGCPFGVIERRSDGMVAVAARREEPHAKHPAVPNVGVAQKCTLCYDRLVNDETPACAKACPTTSIKFGNHDDMVETARERVASLHQQGLTEARLYGANELDGVGGTGAVFLLLDEPEVYGLPPDPRVPTADLPQMYRRAGMAVAGMVAATVLAFLGGRA; encoded by the coding sequence ATGGGCCAGCTGTCCGGACCGACCGACCCCGCCGCCGATGCCCGGTGGGAGCATCAGCACCCGCGCAAGGGGTTCTTCACAGACACCTCCATCTGTATCGGCTGCAAGGCCTGCGAAGTGGCCTGCAAAGAGTGGAACCACAACCCCCAAAACGGCAACCTGGAGCTGCTGGAGTCCTCCTATGACAACACCGGAGCGCTCGGCGCCAGCACCTGGCGGCATGTCGCCTTCGTTGAACAGGGCCAGGAACGCATTACCGAGGCGCGGGAGTCCGGGCGGGCGCTGGTCAACCTCGGCATGCCCCGCATCGGCCCTCCCCCGACGGCAGCGTCCGCCGGGGCGGACCTGGCGAACGCGGATACGACGCCGCCGGACACGGCAGACTTCCGTTGGTTGATGTCCTCCGATGTCTGCAAGCACTGCACGCACGCCGGGTGCCTGGATGTCTGCCCGACCGGAGCGCTTTTCCGCACGGAGTTCGGCACTGTGGTGGTCCAGGACGACGTGTGCAACGGCTGCGGAACCTGCGTTGCCGGGTGTCCGTTCGGCGTGATTGAGCGCCGCAGCGACGGCATGGTGGCGGTGGCAGCCCGGCGGGAGGAACCGCACGCCAAGCATCCCGCCGTCCCCAACGTCGGCGTCGCCCAGAAGTGCACGCTGTGCTACGACCGCCTGGTCAACGATGAGACGCCCGCTTGCGCTAAAGCCTGTCCGACAACGTCCATCAAATTCGGCAACCACGACGACATGGTGGAGACGGCCCGGGAACGGGTGGCCTCGCTGCACCAGCAGGGACTCACGGAAGCCCGGCTCTATGGTGCGAACGAACTCGACGGCGTCGGCGGAACGGGAGCGGTCTTCCTCCTGCTCGACGAACCGGAAGTCTACGGACTTCCGCCGGATCCGAGAGTGCCCACAGCCGACCTGCCGCAGATGTACCGGCGGGCCGGTATGGCCGTCGCCGGCATGGTCGCCGCTACGGTGCTGGCTTTCCTGGGAGGGCGCGCGTGA